In Vibrio hippocampi, a single genomic region encodes these proteins:
- the cas4 gene encoding CRISPR-associated protein Cas4, producing MNDARLINISALQHFAFCQRQCALIHLEQVWQENYLTAQGRQLHERVDNGEPETRKGVRFERGVVVTAPQLGVTGKLDLLEHHKLSNQFVPVEYKRGKPKASDIDKVQLCAQALCIEEMLSVEVANGALWYWQTRKRIDVEFDNQLRTQTKALITKVQQLFANGKTPPPTKGKHCKACSLIEICQPDLTNNDGSSGYVAALFNMEAE from the coding sequence ATGAATGATGCTCGCCTAATCAACATATCCGCTCTACAACATTTTGCTTTTTGTCAGCGCCAATGTGCGCTGATCCACTTAGAGCAGGTGTGGCAAGAAAACTACCTGACGGCACAAGGTAGGCAGTTACATGAGCGAGTTGATAACGGTGAGCCAGAAACCCGCAAAGGCGTGCGTTTTGAACGTGGCGTAGTCGTTACTGCGCCACAATTAGGTGTCACGGGTAAATTGGACTTATTAGAGCACCATAAACTAAGTAACCAATTCGTCCCAGTTGAGTATAAACGAGGTAAGCCAAAAGCCAGCGATATCGACAAAGTACAGCTGTGCGCGCAAGCGTTATGTATTGAAGAAATGCTATCAGTTGAAGTCGCAAATGGTGCACTTTGGTATTGGCAAACACGCAAACGCATTGATGTTGAATTCGATAACCAACTGCGAACGCAAACAAAAGCCTTAATTACGAAAGTGCAACAGCTGTTTGCAAACGGAAAGACGCCTCCCCCAACGAAGGGTAAACACTGTAAGGCATGTTCTCTGATTGAAATATGTCAGCCAGATTTAACCAATAATGATGGTTCAAGCGGTTACGTAGCCGCATTGTTTAACATGGAGGCTGAATGA
- a CDS encoding helix-turn-helix transcriptional regulator: MGELTQGLALKALRMEVLGIKQDAFAKMVGVSRKTISEIENDRGAFKTDILDKVFKPFGLKVGLVPVSVSLLSSVLNE, from the coding sequence ATGGGGGAGCTGACGCAAGGGTTAGCACTTAAGGCGCTTAGAATGGAAGTGTTAGGCATTAAACAGGATGCATTTGCCAAGATGGTTGGAGTTTCGAGAAAGACCATCTCTGAGATTGAGAATGATCGAGGCGCTTTCAAAACCGACATTCTCGATAAAGTTTTTAAACCATTCGGATTAAAAGTAGGACTTGTCCCCGTTTCAGTAAGCCTTCTAAGCTCAGTCCTGAATGAATAG
- the cas1c gene encoding type I-C CRISPR-associated endonuclease Cas1c has protein sequence MKKLQNALYITKDGAYLHKQRETLLIEQKVDGKKQKLMQLPIHSIGSIFCFGNIMVSPQLLGFCGENGTHLAFFDMYGRFLANVVGKQTGNVLLRRQQFNVKEQAANELAKHIVAAKIRSSRMLLLRFRRNHSSTPQLEKAISRLKQIIEQLKGVTAYDTILGLEGEAASHYFSAFADMFKGNESKQLFDKRTRRPPKDPVNAVISLLYSVLGQEISGALQGVGLDPQVGFLHKERPGRNSLALDILEEFRTYIVDSIALKLFNNKTLTTKDFETDCLGGVTIKDEARKLVFQAYQAKKQEEVMHPFLQEKVQIGLLPHVQAMLLARHFRGDLAHYPPFVIKK, from the coding sequence ATGAAAAAACTACAAAACGCGCTCTATATCACCAAAGACGGAGCGTATTTGCATAAACAGCGCGAAACGTTGCTGATAGAGCAAAAAGTGGATGGCAAAAAGCAAAAACTGATGCAGCTTCCTATTCATTCTATTGGCAGTATATTTTGTTTTGGCAATATTATGGTTTCACCACAACTACTTGGCTTTTGTGGTGAAAATGGCACACATCTCGCCTTTTTTGATATGTATGGTCGTTTTCTAGCAAATGTTGTTGGTAAACAAACGGGTAATGTATTGCTGCGTAGGCAGCAGTTTAACGTTAAAGAGCAGGCTGCAAACGAACTAGCCAAGCATATTGTCGCCGCAAAAATACGTTCATCTCGTATGTTGCTTTTACGCTTTAGACGCAATCACAGTAGTACACCACAGTTAGAAAAAGCCATTTCGCGCTTAAAGCAAATTATTGAGCAACTAAAAGGCGTTACCGCCTACGATACAATTTTAGGGCTAGAGGGCGAGGCGGCATCGCATTACTTCTCCGCGTTTGCTGACATGTTTAAAGGCAACGAAAGCAAACAGCTGTTTGATAAGCGCACTCGACGGCCGCCTAAGGATCCAGTTAATGCCGTTATTTCACTACTTTACTCTGTGTTAGGGCAGGAGATCAGTGGCGCGTTACAAGGGGTTGGGTTAGACCCACAAGTCGGTTTTTTACACAAAGAGCGACCGGGCAGAAATAGCCTCGCCCTTGATATACTAGAAGAGTTTAGGACCTATATTGTCGATAGCATTGCCTTAAAACTCTTTAACAATAAAACCCTCACAACGAAGGACTTTGAGACAGATTGTCTCGGTGGTGTAACCATAAAAGACGAAGCACGTAAGTTAGTTTTTCAGGCTTATCAAGCTAAAAAACAAGAAGAAGTCATGCACCCTTTTTTGCAAGAAAAGGTGCAAATTGGTTTATTACCGCATGTTCAAGCTATGCTACTGGCACGTCATTTTCGTGGTGATCTGGCCCATTATCCGCCATTTGTGATCAAAAAATAA
- the bamE gene encoding outer membrane protein assembly factor BamE: MQFKKWLLTLPLVFSVLTGCSVIEKIVYRIDINQGNFVEQESVDKLRVGMTKEQVRFVLGSPMLVENGYPNTWYYIQHTTKGHDDSEQKNLVVNFDQTGALKDISGDYQQSALFEQRLN, encoded by the coding sequence ATGCAATTCAAAAAGTGGTTATTAACTCTACCACTCGTTTTTAGTGTCCTGACTGGGTGCTCAGTAATAGAGAAAATCGTTTACCGCATCGATATCAACCAAGGCAACTTTGTTGAACAAGAGTCTGTTGATAAATTACGAGTCGGTATGACCAAAGAGCAAGTACGCTTTGTACTCGGCTCCCCTATGCTCGTTGAAAATGGTTACCCAAATACTTGGTACTACATTCAACATACGACGAAAGGTCATGATGATTCCGAGCAAAAGAACCTAGTGGTTAATTTTGACCAAACGGGTGCTCTAAAGGATATCAGTGGTGATTACCAGCAAAGTGCTTTGTTCGAGCAGCGCCTGAACTAA
- the cas8c gene encoding type I-C CRISPR-associated protein Cas8c/Csd1, with product MTWLTTLYKTYDELEKLNDTLLFEQQVMPICHTPQTAHIHIVINNQGEFVRAEVLEKTQVVLPATEQSAGRSSGLCAHALADKIQYVAKDYADFGGIKKSGFELYQVQLKAWCDSEHSHPAVRAVYQYIDRGLVVADLIAEKVLHEQDGHLLTRWQDEGEAPALLKILPKEKGVFDQGSALVCWSVETSREPQSKTWLDPSIQQSWIAFDSQNGDSTAMCYATGENKLAASNHPAKIRHSGDKAKLISANDKSGYTFRGRFLSNEEACNISFEVTQKAHNALRSLLTKQSVFRNGDQVYLAWAVSGKEVPEPTELDFSDLTSFLEETDSVDHSQDLGRAYANQLKRYFNGIKTKNQLDDNEQIALLGLDSATPGRMGILYYRETIAKEFLARLEQWQLELGWQQRVKINEQWQWVYSAPSLFRVLDGVYGDVLKSADTLKKNLITRLYPCIVEGKPIPQDIMQSAFHRAINRVAYKSDKTWLWLQNLGIACSLIKGFYTRATHSTIQKEFPMALQQDNASRDYLFGRLLAVANKVEKIALSSSEANRLTTAERFMTQFVNKPSSTWLNISNALVPYQQRLFNNYQGYDKATKALISQVTDMFNPTDFTSNQKLSPEFLLGFHNQMIWLETHKVEKGQWVKKVNDEQVKENLEETV from the coding sequence ATGACTTGGTTAACTACGCTCTACAAAACCTACGATGAACTTGAAAAACTTAATGACACCTTGCTATTTGAACAGCAAGTGATGCCAATTTGTCACACTCCACAAACAGCACACATTCATATCGTTATTAACAATCAAGGTGAGTTTGTTCGTGCTGAAGTACTTGAAAAAACACAAGTAGTCTTACCTGCAACTGAGCAGTCTGCAGGACGCAGCAGTGGTTTATGTGCACATGCATTGGCAGATAAAATTCAATACGTTGCGAAAGATTACGCTGATTTCGGTGGTATTAAAAAGTCTGGATTTGAGTTGTATCAAGTGCAATTAAAAGCTTGGTGTGACTCAGAGCATAGTCACCCAGCAGTGCGGGCTGTCTATCAATACATAGATAGGGGCTTGGTCGTTGCAGATTTAATTGCTGAAAAGGTGTTGCACGAGCAAGATGGGCACTTGCTGACTAGGTGGCAAGATGAGGGAGAAGCCCCAGCATTATTAAAAATCCTGCCGAAAGAAAAAGGGGTGTTTGACCAAGGTTCTGCTTTAGTTTGTTGGAGTGTAGAAACATCCCGTGAACCTCAATCTAAAACTTGGCTTGACCCAAGTATCCAACAAAGCTGGATTGCTTTTGATAGCCAAAATGGTGATAGCACAGCCATGTGTTACGCCACTGGTGAAAATAAACTTGCTGCGAGCAACCACCCAGCAAAAATACGTCACAGTGGTGATAAAGCCAAATTAATCTCTGCTAACGATAAAAGCGGCTATACCTTCCGAGGTCGTTTTTTATCCAATGAAGAAGCTTGCAACATTAGCTTTGAAGTGACACAAAAAGCGCACAATGCACTGCGTAGTTTGTTAACTAAGCAAAGTGTTTTTAGAAATGGCGATCAAGTTTATTTAGCTTGGGCGGTATCAGGTAAAGAGGTGCCTGAACCTACCGAACTAGACTTTAGTGACTTAACAAGTTTCTTAGAAGAAACCGACAGTGTTGATCACTCACAGGATTTAGGTCGAGCTTACGCTAATCAGTTAAAGCGTTACTTTAACGGTATAAAAACTAAAAACCAACTGGATGACAACGAGCAAATCGCATTACTAGGGCTAGATTCAGCCACGCCCGGACGAATGGGCATTTTGTATTATCGTGAAACCATAGCAAAAGAGTTTCTAGCGCGATTAGAGCAATGGCAACTCGAGCTTGGGTGGCAACAGAGAGTCAAAATAAACGAACAGTGGCAATGGGTTTATAGTGCCCCGAGTTTATTTCGAGTGCTTGATGGTGTATACGGTGATGTACTTAAATCAGCCGATACCTTGAAGAAAAACCTCATTACCCGTTTATACCCCTGTATCGTTGAGGGTAAACCAATTCCGCAAGACATAATGCAAAGCGCGTTTCACCGTGCAATTAACCGTGTCGCCTATAAATCAGATAAAACTTGGCTTTGGTTACAAAATTTAGGCATTGCCTGCTCACTGATCAAAGGGTTTTACACCCGAGCAACCCATTCAACTATTCAAAAGGAATTCCCAATGGCATTACAGCAAGACAATGCCAGTCGCGACTATTTGTTTGGTCGTTTACTGGCGGTGGCAAACAAGGTTGAAAAAATTGCGCTCTCAAGCAGCGAAGCCAATCGTTTAACAACGGCAGAGCGTTTTATGACGCAGTTTGTTAATAAACCCTCTTCAACGTGGCTGAATATCAGCAATGCTTTAGTGCCTTATCAGCAGCGACTATTCAATAACTACCAAGGGTACGACAAAGCAACTAAAGCGCTTATTAGCCAAGTTACCGATATGTTTAACCCAACAGACTTTACGTCAAACCAAAAGCTTAGCCCTGAATTTTTGCTTGGCTTTCATAACCAAATGATATGGTTGGAAACCCATAAAGTAGAGAAAGGTCAATGGGTTAAGAAAGTAAACGACGAACAAGTTAAAGAAAATTTAGAAGAAACAGTTTAA
- the smpB gene encoding SsrA-binding protein SmpB produces MAKKNSKNKAGSNTIAQNKKVRHEYQIDEQIEAGLELQGWEVKSLRQGKANIAESYVYIRDGQAYISGMSIIPLNQASTHVVAEPTRVRKLLMNRRELDKLIGLVNRDGMTLVATALYWSRSWAKLKVGVAKGKKLHDKRADLKEKDWARDKARIMKSNNLR; encoded by the coding sequence ATGGCAAAGAAGAATTCAAAAAATAAAGCGGGTAGCAATACCATCGCTCAAAACAAAAAAGTACGTCACGAGTACCAAATCGATGAGCAAATCGAAGCGGGTCTTGAGCTGCAAGGCTGGGAAGTTAAATCCTTACGCCAAGGTAAAGCCAACATAGCAGAAAGCTATGTCTATATTCGTGACGGTCAAGCTTATATCAGCGGTATGTCAATCATTCCACTTAATCAAGCCTCTACACACGTTGTAGCTGAGCCAACGCGCGTGCGTAAGTTGCTCATGAACCGACGTGAACTCGATAAGCTGATTGGTCTGGTAAACCGCGACGGTATGACGCTAGTCGCAACGGCTCTATACTGGTCACGCTCATGGGCTAAACTAAAAGTAGGCGTTGCTAAAGGTAAGAAACTGCACGATAAACGCGCAGATCTAAAAGAAAAAGATTGGGCTCGCGATAAAGCGCGCATTATGAAGAGTAACAATTTGCGTTAA
- the cas2 gene encoding CRISPR-associated endonuclease Cas2 produces the protein MMVLVTYDVSFASKDGQKRLRQLAKVCLDYGIRVQYSVFECEIDAAQWLRFKNKLLSIYEPEVDSLRFYKLGKNWQKKVEHHGAKVAIDIFRDTLIL, from the coding sequence ATGATGGTATTGGTCACCTACGATGTATCTTTTGCCAGTAAAGATGGTCAAAAACGCCTCAGGCAATTAGCAAAAGTATGCTTAGACTATGGCATAAGAGTGCAATATTCTGTATTCGAATGTGAAATAGATGCCGCGCAATGGCTGCGTTTTAAAAATAAACTGCTGTCAATTTACGAGCCTGAAGTAGACAGTTTGCGTTTTTATAAGCTCGGCAAAAACTGGCAAAAAAAAGTAGAGCACCACGGCGCGAAAGTCGCCATAGATATATTCAGAGATACCCTTATTTTATAA
- a CDS encoding SRPBCC family protein: MQQVTRSALVMFSAEQMFNLVNDVTRYHEFLPGCSGSRVLESSRSSMVASVDVSKAGISKTFTTANTLVQGSEIFMELVDGPFKALKGVWSFIPLDEQACKVELRLEFEFSSKMIEMAFGKIFNELTSNMVSAFTKRAKEVYHYEC; encoded by the coding sequence ATGCAGCAAGTGACGCGCTCTGCGCTGGTTATGTTTAGCGCTGAGCAGATGTTTAACTTGGTTAACGATGTAACCCGTTATCATGAGTTTTTACCCGGTTGTTCAGGATCTAGAGTTTTAGAGTCATCTCGTTCAAGTATGGTTGCGTCAGTTGATGTGTCAAAAGCTGGGATCAGTAAAACCTTTACAACAGCGAACACCCTAGTACAAGGCAGTGAGATTTTTATGGAGCTAGTGGATGGTCCATTTAAAGCACTGAAAGGTGTCTGGTCATTTATTCCGTTGGATGAGCAGGCATGTAAGGTAGAGCTTCGTTTAGAATTTGAGTTCTCGAGTAAAATGATCGAGATGGCGTTTGGCAAAATCTTTAATGAACTCACTTCAAACATGGTTTCTGCGTTTACCAAACGCGCAAAAGAGGTGTATCACTATGAGTGTTGA
- a CDS encoding RnfH family protein — protein sequence MSVEGSLIHVEVVYALPHEQRVFALVVNEASTVEDIIQRSGVLSAYPEIDLKQNKVGVFSRNVRLDATVRDKDRIEIYRPLLADPKEIRRKRAEQAKESGRADPVTGGKPSSVRKSG from the coding sequence ATGAGTGTTGAAGGTTCGCTTATTCACGTTGAAGTTGTCTATGCCTTGCCTCATGAACAACGTGTGTTTGCTTTGGTCGTCAATGAAGCCTCAACCGTCGAAGATATTATCCAGCGCTCTGGCGTATTGTCTGCCTACCCTGAAATAGATCTAAAACAGAACAAAGTCGGTGTTTTTAGCCGCAATGTTCGTTTAGACGCTACGGTTCGAGACAAAGATAGAATTGAAATTTATCGCCCGTTGCTTGCCGATCCGAAAGAAATCCGCCGTAAGCGAGCTGAACAGGCTAAAGAGTCTGGGCGAGCAGATCCCGTAACGGGCGGCAAACCATCGTCTGTGCGTAAAAGCGGATAG
- the cas3 gene encoding CRISPR-associated helicase Cas3': MDDFSPSESYVAHPDIEHGHHQSVYVHLKAVSELTGRLAAKIGFAEQGQLIGLMHDFGKYSSAFQEYMRLIIAEQTGYNPDNDEGSSITLTSKSLKGKIDHSSAGAQWVLNSLLPHCGELKQQDQSLASYGLAIAQALSMCIASHHSGLIDSLSENENVFANRIKKLNELTHLKECSKNAAPELIEQAKSLVSFEFILESSQHLKGVFDKFELSAIEHDYYLGMFTKMLFSCLIDADRIDSADFEQPSNKTERFKQPDWASACDKIESFIAQFEPVNPIDHIRAEISDNCFNRAQGETDIYSLTVPTGGGKTYASLRFALHHAKKHNLDRIIYIIPFTSIIEQNANAIRGVLDEINADDWVLEHHSSLEPEQQTWRSKLACENWDKPIVLTTMVQFLESMFASGTRGSRRLHQLSNAVLVFDEIQTLPIRCVHLFNNTINYLSRFCNTTVLMCTATQPLLNQLPEQIKQFGELQLPLENELTPNIEKLYQQLERVSLKNITKKEGWSEVEITELVQKQLSAVQSCLVIVNTKAWAKTLFQSLQNQITVETKIFHLSTGMCSAHRKQILDEVRARLSNGLATLCISTQLIEAGVDVDFGSVIRFVAGLDSIAQAAGRCNRNGKQQKGYVFVLNPAQENVGMLHDIKTGIAASSRIFTEFSEEDLLKPQAMSQYFQYYFYDRHKEMTYPVKQEQTLLNLLSSNQRNINKTPFALKQSFMTAAKQFKAIDAPVHSVIVPFNDESKSIITQLCALDKRFDAASYRSLLKSAQKYSVNIFPNVWQKLTDQQAVYPIAQDEAVFYLSEEFYSQDFGLSIEVTNAQQDLIF; the protein is encoded by the coding sequence ATGGATGATTTTAGCCCTAGTGAATCTTATGTTGCCCATCCAGATATTGAGCATGGGCATCACCAAAGCGTTTATGTTCACTTAAAAGCGGTTAGCGAATTAACTGGCAGGCTTGCTGCAAAAATAGGTTTTGCCGAGCAAGGACAACTAATTGGCTTAATGCATGATTTTGGTAAATACAGCAGTGCATTTCAAGAGTACATGCGCCTGATTATTGCTGAGCAAACAGGCTATAACCCTGATAATGATGAGGGTAGCTCTATAACTTTAACGAGCAAAAGCTTAAAAGGTAAAATAGACCACTCCAGTGCGGGTGCTCAGTGGGTTCTAAATTCGCTTTTACCCCATTGCGGGGAGCTAAAGCAACAGGACCAATCGCTTGCATCTTATGGCTTAGCAATTGCTCAAGCACTAAGTATGTGTATCGCATCGCACCACAGCGGGTTGATTGATAGCTTGTCAGAAAATGAAAACGTTTTTGCAAACCGAATTAAAAAGCTCAATGAACTAACCCACCTAAAAGAATGTAGTAAAAATGCGGCTCCTGAATTAATTGAGCAGGCTAAGTCACTCGTGAGTTTTGAGTTTATCTTAGAAAGCAGCCAACATCTTAAAGGCGTGTTTGATAAGTTCGAGCTTTCAGCAATTGAGCATGATTATTACCTTGGCATGTTTACTAAAATGCTGTTTAGTTGCCTGATTGATGCCGACCGGATTGACAGTGCCGACTTTGAGCAGCCAAGTAATAAAACTGAGCGTTTTAAGCAACCTGATTGGGCGTCTGCTTGCGATAAAATTGAAAGCTTCATCGCACAGTTTGAGCCAGTCAATCCAATCGACCATATTCGTGCTGAAATATCAGACAACTGTTTTAATCGCGCACAAGGCGAAACTGACATCTACAGTTTGACAGTTCCAACTGGTGGAGGAAAAACTTACGCTAGCCTGCGCTTTGCACTGCATCACGCTAAAAAACATAACCTTGATAGGATCATCTACATAATTCCGTTTACCTCAATCATTGAGCAAAATGCCAATGCCATTCGCGGTGTTTTGGATGAAATAAACGCAGATGATTGGGTATTAGAGCATCACTCAAGCTTAGAGCCAGAGCAACAAACGTGGCGTTCAAAGCTCGCATGCGAAAATTGGGATAAGCCCATAGTGCTCACAACCATGGTACAGTTTCTTGAAAGTATGTTTGCCAGTGGTACGCGTGGATCAAGGCGGTTGCATCAACTAAGTAATGCGGTACTGGTGTTTGATGAAATCCAAACGCTCCCTATTCGTTGTGTTCATTTATTCAATAACACCATTAACTATTTATCGCGTTTTTGTAACACCACGGTGTTGATGTGCACAGCTACTCAGCCTTTGCTTAATCAGTTACCCGAACAAATAAAACAGTTTGGTGAGTTGCAATTACCGCTTGAAAATGAACTAACCCCAAATATTGAAAAACTTTATCAACAATTAGAACGAGTGAGTTTAAAGAACATTACCAAAAAGGAGGGGTGGAGCGAGGTAGAAATCACGGAACTAGTGCAAAAACAACTATCAGCAGTACAAAGCTGTTTAGTGATTGTAAATACCAAAGCCTGGGCAAAAACCTTGTTTCAATCGTTGCAAAATCAAATTACTGTCGAAACAAAAATATTTCATTTAAGTACGGGCATGTGTTCGGCTCATCGCAAACAAATTCTAGATGAGGTCAGAGCGCGTTTGTCAAACGGGCTGGCAACTTTGTGTATCAGTACACAGCTTATCGAAGCGGGTGTTGATGTTGATTTTGGCAGCGTTATACGTTTTGTCGCTGGTCTTGACTCAATTGCTCAAGCTGCTGGGCGTTGTAATCGAAATGGTAAGCAACAAAAAGGCTATGTTTTTGTGCTTAACCCAGCTCAAGAAAATGTCGGTATGCTTCACGATATTAAAACAGGTATTGCAGCCTCAAGCCGTATATTCACTGAGTTTTCAGAAGAAGACTTACTTAAACCGCAAGCAATGAGTCAGTATTTTCAATACTACTTTTATGATCGTCATAAAGAGATGACCTATCCCGTTAAGCAAGAGCAAACTTTACTTAACTTGCTAAGCAGTAATCAAAGAAATATCAATAAAACACCATTTGCCCTAAAGCAATCTTTTATGACGGCTGCGAAACAGTTTAAAGCCATTGATGCACCCGTGCATTCAGTAATAGTGCCATTTAATGATGAATCGAAAAGCATAATCACACAATTATGTGCGCTTGATAAACGCTTTGATGCTGCAAGCTACCGCAGCTTATTAAAATCGGCGCAAAAGTACAGTGTGAATATATTTCCGAATGTATGGCAAAAATTGACTGATCAACAGGCTGTGTACCCAATAGCTCAAGACGAAGCCGTGTTTTATTTAAGTGAAGAATTTTACAGCCAAGATTTTGGCTTGAGCATAGAGGTAACAAACGCTCAGCAAGATTTAATTTTTTAA
- the cas7c gene encoding type I-C CRISPR-associated protein Cas7/Csd2, translating into MTLQNKIDFALIFNVLNANPNGDPLNGNRPRTDYDGFGEITDVCLKRKIRDRLQEAGESIFVQSDEKKTDGMTSLRNRAESDEVGLGKDTFNSKKTAPDEAAKKCCEKWLDVRAFGQVFAFSKSKGADGVSIPIRGPVTIQSAFSIEPVSITSTQITKSVSGEGDGTKKSSDTMGMKHRVDKATYVAFGAMTPQLAEKAGFNNEDADKIKNVLVKLFEGDASSARPEGSMSISHLVWWKHDSKSGQYSSAKVHQTLRAHIEQGLPIETSALNDSLVSALQGLEPEVIEGF; encoded by the coding sequence ATGACTTTACAAAATAAAATCGACTTTGCACTAATTTTCAATGTGTTAAATGCTAACCCTAACGGCGATCCACTCAATGGCAATCGCCCACGAACAGATTACGACGGCTTTGGCGAAATTACTGATGTGTGTTTAAAGCGAAAAATTCGAGATCGTTTACAAGAAGCAGGTGAAAGCATTTTTGTTCAATCTGATGAAAAGAAAACCGATGGTATGACAAGCTTGCGCAACCGCGCTGAATCAGACGAGGTTGGTTTAGGTAAAGATACCTTTAATAGTAAAAAAACTGCACCAGATGAAGCCGCCAAAAAGTGTTGCGAGAAGTGGCTTGATGTACGTGCGTTTGGTCAAGTGTTTGCCTTTTCTAAAAGTAAGGGGGCAGACGGTGTGTCTATTCCAATTCGAGGACCTGTGACTATTCAAAGTGCTTTTAGTATTGAGCCTGTGAGTATTACCAGTACGCAAATCACAAAAAGTGTGAGTGGTGAAGGTGATGGTACTAAAAAATCGTCCGATACCATGGGTATGAAACACCGCGTCGACAAAGCAACCTATGTTGCTTTTGGTGCTATGACACCACAGTTGGCTGAAAAAGCAGGTTTTAATAATGAAGATGCCGATAAAATCAAAAACGTGTTAGTGAAACTTTTTGAAGGTGATGCATCATCAGCGCGCCCTGAAGGTTCTATGAGTATTTCGCACCTTGTCTGGTGGAAGCATGACTCGAAGTCTGGCCAGTATTCTTCGGCAAAAGTTCACCAAACATTACGAGCGCATATTGAACAAGGCTTACCGATTGAAACATCGGCGTTAAATGATTCACTGGTAAGTGCTTTACAAGGTTTAGAGCCAGAAGTGATTGAAGGTTTCTAA
- the cas5c gene encoding type I-C CRISPR-associated protein Cas5c, with product MKNSISFRLWGRYALFTDPITKVGGEKCTYHIPTYEAIKGILKSIYWKPTLVWHVDRVRVIKPLRTQTKGTKPLNWGGGNTLAYYTFLHDVEYQIEAHFEWNEHRPELAKDRVDGKHFAIAKRMLEKGGRQDIFLGTRDCQGYVEPCLFGEGEGAYDNIDELGFGLMFHSFGYPDETGNNELISRFWHGVMKNGVIEYPHVTACPVTRHVRKMNAKSFELEQNVQSVEQTESCL from the coding sequence GTGAAGAACAGTATTAGTTTTAGATTATGGGGCAGGTACGCGTTATTTACCGACCCCATAACTAAAGTGGGAGGTGAAAAGTGTACTTATCACATTCCAACATACGAGGCGATTAAGGGGATTTTAAAATCAATCTACTGGAAACCAACGCTTGTTTGGCATGTTGATAGAGTTAGGGTGATAAAACCACTACGCACCCAAACGAAGGGAACAAAGCCGTTGAACTGGGGAGGTGGTAATACTTTGGCGTATTACACCTTTTTGCATGACGTTGAATACCAAATTGAAGCTCATTTTGAGTGGAATGAACACCGCCCGGAACTAGCGAAAGACCGTGTCGACGGCAAACATTTTGCCATTGCTAAACGCATGCTTGAAAAAGGTGGACGACAAGACATCTTTCTTGGTACTCGCGATTGCCAAGGTTATGTTGAACCTTGTCTATTTGGTGAGGGCGAAGGTGCTTACGATAATATTGATGAGCTTGGTTTTGGTTTAATGTTTCACAGCTTTGGCTACCCAGATGAAACGGGCAACAATGAACTGATTAGTCGATTCTGGCACGGCGTAATGAAAAACGGTGTAATTGAATACCCTCACGTTACAGCGTGCCCAGTAACGCGTCATGTGAGAAAAATGAACGCAAAAAGTTTTGAGCTTGAACAAAATGTGCAGAGTGTTGAGCAAACGGAGAGTTGCCTATGA